The window TTGGGAACCAACAAAAGAACGCCTTGAAAGCTGTTATGAAGAGGTAAATCGTCTGAATCGTCTCATTGGAGATATTGATAAGATTACAGAATTAGAAGAACAGCAAGAAAAGCTTCAAAAAAATACGTTTGATGTTTTTCAATTGGCTAAAAGGATCTGTTTAAATATAGAACCTTTAATGAAACAAAAAGAAATTGATTTTACTTTAACTGGAAGGAATTTAGAAGTATTTGCGGATCAAGATAAAATCAGTCAAGTTATGACTAATTTACTGACAAATGCGCTTAAATTCACAGGAAATAGAGGGGAGATTGATTTAGCGATTCACAAAGAAGCCGATGATTTTTGTATTTCAGTTAAGGATAATGGAATTGGTATTTCTTCAGAAGATCGTGCTTTTATTTTCCAACGTTTTTACATGGTAGATAGTTCAAGAAATAGTGAGGGTCAAGGAATTGGTTTGGCTATTGTAAAAAGTATCGTGAAGGCTCATAATGGTCGGATTGAAGTTGACAGTATAGTTGGGGAAGGAACAAAGTTTAAGCTTTATTTTCCTTTGTCGTAACGAATATCGATAAAATTTAAGACTGAAAGCAGGGCTTAGAGAGGAATCTTTAAGCTCTTTTTTTCGTGATGAAAAATTTGTTCAGAGATTTTCTATATTTTGTCCTATCTTTCTTATAATTTGTGACTAGCTCTAAAAAACACAACAAGCTAAAATAAGAGTGTAAGAAATAAAACGTTTTCTTTATTGAAAGGAGGAGGTATACAGTTGAAAATGCAAAAAAAGAAAAATAGTTTATGGAAAGACTTTATGAAGAATAAAGCCTTTTTAATGATGGCATTACCAGGGACGATATGGTTGATTCTCTTTTTCTACATTCCAGTTTTTGGAAATGTCGTAGCGTTTAAAGATTTTCAATACTCCGATGGAGGTTTCTTTAAAAGTTTAAGTCAAAGCCCATGGGTAGGACTAGATAATTTTAAATTTTTGTTCAGTTCATCAAATGCCTACTTAATTACTAGAAATACGGTTCTGTATAATGTTGGCTTTATTTTAATCAATTTATTCTTTGCTATCTTTTTCGCGGTTATTCTTAGTGAAATTCGTTCTAAAAAATTGATTAAAGTCTATCAAACGACAATGTTATTGCCTTATTTCATTTCATGGGTTATTATTGGTTATTTTGTTTACGCTTTCTTAAGTCCTGATAAAGGGTTAATAAATGCAGTCATTACCGCAAATGGTGGGGAAGGGATTAATTGGTATAATGATCCTAAATTTTGGCCGTTTATTCTACTGTTCTTAGGTGTGTGGAAAGGAATTGGCTATAATAGTATTATTTATTTTGCTAGTATTATGGGGATTGATCCAACTTTCTATGAAGCCGCAATGGTAGATGGTGCAACAAAATGGCAACAAATCAAAAATGTTACACTTCCACAGTTGGTTCCATTGATTACGATCTTATCTATTTTAGCTGTCGGAAATATTTTCAAGGCCGATTTTGGTTTATTCTATCAAATTCCGAGAAATTCAGGTACTTTAT is drawn from Carnobacterium gallinarum DSM 4847 and contains these coding sequences:
- a CDS encoding ABC transporter permease — protein: MQKKKNSLWKDFMKNKAFLMMALPGTIWLILFFYIPVFGNVVAFKDFQYSDGGFFKSLSQSPWVGLDNFKFLFSSSNAYLITRNTVLYNVGFILINLFFAIFFAVILSEIRSKKLIKVYQTTMLLPYFISWVIIGYFVYAFLSPDKGLINAVITANGGEGINWYNDPKFWPFILLFLGVWKGIGYNSIIYFASIMGIDPTFYEAAMVDGATKWQQIKNVTLPQLVPLITILSILAVGNIFKADFGLFYQIPRNSGTLYEVTSVLDTYIYNGLTSSGDIGMASAAGLYQSVVGCILVVGTNLIVRRFDEESALF